A genomic window from Silene latifolia isolate original U9 population chromosome Y, ASM4854445v1, whole genome shotgun sequence includes:
- the LOC141634001 gene encoding AMSH-like ubiquitin thioesterase 3, with protein sequence MSPQFSPPSQPINIDAIHRKIEVDRRISLSYYYRIAETLLKRADVYRRERNIVDLYVMLIRFSSLVSETIPFHQDYQSSDPRKRAHFKKILLDVIDELEALKPEFHYRISELNKTHADAQQNQSNGQGMTSYGSHTSLAWPAVNIHSSEGKQLQPASNTLTPSWTQNNEFQTVSSTNMPFEKQFSKLSLSVPLPKQETLSRHSLLGPSGLRSQWQGPSANFKVLYPSHADISSSEDLRLIQDRPSEVQVQKGEIMGQEMEAILSLDDGRWPLREEYMPEIIRQPVPPPVLAQVQPAVRPISPSRVADPRPGQAKSSEDGVRSPNSFQDLHIPVKMMEDFLRLAQKNTVKNLETCGVLAGSLKNRVFHITSLIIPKQESTSDSCQTLNEEEIFEVQDRLSLFPLGWIHTHPTQTCFMSSVDLHTHYSYQIMLPEAIAIVMAPTDSSSKHGIFHLSDPGGISVIRNCDQRGFHPHEEPSDGSSLYEHCSHVYMNPKLKFDVVDLR encoded by the exons ATGAGTCCCCAATTTTCGCCGCCGTCGCAGCCGATCAACATAGATGCAATTCACCGGAAAATTGAAGTCGATCGTCGGATTTCTTTATCTTATTATTATCGAATCGCCGAAACGCTTCTCAAAAGG GCTGATGTATATAGACGAGAGAGGAATATAGTCGACTTATATGTAATGCTGATCAGGTTTTCCAG TTTGGTGTCTGAAACGATACCCTTCCATCAGGACTACCAGTCTTCGGATCCTAGAAAAAGGGCGCATTTTAAAAAG ATATTGTTGGATGTTATTGACGAACTGGAAGCTTTGAAGCCTGAGTTTCATTATCGAATTAGTGAATTAAACAAGACACATGCAGATGCTCAACAGAATCAATCTAATGGTCAAGGGATGACATCGTATGGCTCGCATACATCTTTGGCATGGCCAGCTGTCAATATTCATAGTTCCGAAGGGAAGCAG CTACAACCAGCAAGTAACACATTAACGCCCTCATGGACTCAAAACAACGAATTTCAAACTGTTTCATCAACTAATATGCCCTTTGAGAAACAATTTTCAAAGCT GTCCCTTTCTGTGCCACTTCCAAAGCAGGAAACTTTGTCGCGACACTCGCTTTTAGGTCCTAGCGGACTCCGGAGTCAGTGGCAGGGGCCAAGTGCAAATTTTAAG GTACTTTATCCTAGCCATGCTGACATAAGTTCATCTGAAGATTTAAG ACTCATTCAAGATAGGCCTAGTGAAGTCCAAGTTCAAAAGGGTGAAATTATGGGACAAGAAATGGAAGCTATTCTTTCATTGGACGATGGTAGGTGGCCACTTCGTGAAGAGTACATGCCGGAAATTATAAGGCAGCCGGTGCCGCCTCCTGTACTTGCTCAAGTGCAACCTGCAGTTCGTCCTATTTCCCCATCCCGGGTCGCTGACCCAAGACCTGGACAAGCTAAATCTTCGGAGGACGGTGTACGGAGTCCTAATTCGTTTCAAGATTTGCACATT CCAGTTAAGATGATGGAAGATTTCTTAAGACTGGCACAAAAGAACACAGTAAAAAATTTGGAGACATGTGGAGTTTTAGCAGGTTCACTG AAAAACCGGGTGTTTCACATTACATCTCTGATTATTCCTAAACAGGAATCAACTTCTGATTCG TGCCAGACACTAAACGAGGAAGAGATCTTTGAGGTCCAGGACAGATTATCACTATTTCCTCTTGGATGGATCCAC ACACACCCTACACAAACATGTTTCATGTCATCAGTTGACCTGCACACTCATTACTCATATCAG ATCATGTTACCAGAAGCAATTGCAATCGTCATGGCACCTACAGATTCATCCAG TAAACATGGGATATTTCACCTGTCGGATCCTGGTGGCATTTCTGTCATCCGAAACTGTGACCAGCGAGGCTTTCATCCTCATGAGGAACCATCAGATGGCAGCTCTCTTTATGAGCATTGTTCCCATGTTTATATGAACCCTAAATTGAAGTTTGATGTGGTCGATCTCCGATAA
- the LOC141634021 gene encoding uncharacterized protein LOC141634021, producing MPTPTPRPITHADLAPKPRGLDLGSKAGALLTILCILCGLLCFILSLFAEATRSEVTWVVTNNNDHSNKGDKGRDYECVYSGNGKVPLICASVAFVALAIAMLVQHSFMLIAMGKTSPTTFVSWDPESSRPMKSLTWQAAFFFISTWVCFAVGEIMLLIGLSVESGHLRDWSSPKSNCLIVREGVFTAAGIFSLLTVFLAAGLYATALRVQWLCQEQETIQREVFEASTLYASPPRSPQHSRTNSNLDIRQNHTVQTTAISQSQTVVNNKQSSVV from the exons atgcCTACACCAACACCGCGACCTATAACACACGCGGACCTTGCACCTAAGCCTCGTGGGCTTGACTTAGGGAGCAAAGCCGGAGCCCTTCTCACAATCCTTTGCATTCTTTGCGGACTCCTTTGTTTCATTCTGTCTCTCTTTGCAGAGGCTACTCGCTCAGAG GTGACGTGGGTGGTAACGAATAATAATGATCATAGTAATAAAGGTGATAAAGGGAGGGATTATGAATGTGTGTATAGTGGAAATGGGAAGGTGCCCTTAATATGTGCGTCGGTAGCATTTGTGGCCTTAGCAATAGCAATGTTAGTACAACATTCGTTTATGTTGATTGCGATGGGAAAGACTTCTCCTACAACGTTTGTTAGTTGGGACCCTGAATCGTCTAGGCCTATGAAGTCTCTTACTTGGCAAGCTGCCTTTTTCTTCATCTCTACTTG GGTATGTTTCGCAGTAGGGGAGATAATGCTACTAATAGGACTAAGTGTTGAATCAGGCCATCTAAGGGACTGGTCAAGCCCAAAGTCAAACTGCCTTATCGTCCGAGAAGGTGTGTTCACGGCAGCCGGAATATTTTCCCTGCTTACCGTCTTCTTAGCCGCTGGTTTATATGCCACTGCTTTACGAGTTCAATGGCTTTGCCAAGAGCAAGAGACCATCCAACGTGAGGTGTTTGAGGCGTCCACGCTCTATGCATCCCCACCTCGATCACCCCAACATAGTCGGACTAATTCTAATCTTGACATTAGACAAAATCACACCGTCCAAACCACGGCAATTTCTCAGTCTCAAACCGTCGTTAATAACAAGCAAAGTAGTGTAGTTTAA